The nucleotide window TCACCTCGAAGTAGGTGCCCACCAGGGCGTTGACCTGGTCGATGGGGTTACGCAGGACGGGCTTCTCGTTGTTGGGATCGGGCGCGATGCCGGACGACGGGGTGGTGCGCCTGGTCGGCTTCATCGTGGTCACCTTGGGTTCCCTCGGGACAGGGGTGGTCTTGGGCTTCTTGGGCTTCTTGGTGGGCTTCCTCGGAGGGGCCGGGGTGGCCGTGGCCTCCACGAACGTAGGCCGGGTCATGGTGGGCTGGATGAGAACAGAGCTGGTGGTCTCCATCACTCTGGTCGGCAGAGGCGGGACCACCGTCGGGGTGTGGACCACGGAGTCCCGGATCCGGATTGTGGGTTTGCCAGGCAGGGGGACGGGCCCTCTCacgggggggggcggagctgtCGGTGGGCCCGGCGATGGCGGGAGAAGACAGCGTCGGGACGATCCTCACCGGGGGCTCCACGACGCTGGTCGGGGGGACCACGGTCAACAGGGGTGTCGGTGTGTTGTTCAGGGCGCGCCTGACCCGCTTGGGGATGTGGGGCTTCTTGTTTGCGATGTGCCAGCCCACGACGGGGTAGCCCAGCTTGGCCGACATGGCGCCTTCTTTAGCCGGCTTCTGGACGCTGTGGATGTTCGGGACACTGCCCTGGTCCAGGGAGCAGCCCAGTTTCCAGGACACGAGAGCTCCGTTCTCCACCACCTTGACGGGAGGaaaatgaattaatgagttGACAGAGCAGATTTAATGGTCTAAAAAACTGGTAATTAACCAAATTGTTTGAGTGGATTGTTCAAGCGGCAATTCAAAGCCAATTATCTACACTTTATATATTTACTAAACTCCCTTGATAGTGTTAACAAAAAGTAAGCAAACACTAAGCGCAAACCGAAAGGACTACACAAAGCAGGATACACTTAGCAGCACACATCATTTGGCCCTAATTCAAGCTCATTTAATACAATTAGCAATAGTCTGGTTCCCTGCCAATGCCATTGTCCCTGCAGGTTGATTTGCTTCAGTGTTGGGTTATTCAATACAAACGAGGTGTCACGGTAACCTCCGAGTCATCCATCACCGGCTCACCTTCTTGGCGTTTCCCGGCCCCGCCATGAAGGCGGACATGTCGAACAGCCGGTTGTTCACCACGGGGAGGATCCTCATGTTCTGGAGCTCCACGCCCGAGAAGCTCCTCATGTCGGCCAGCAGGGCCACCCGCTGCTCGGAGCTCATCTTGGTCAGGTCGGCGTCCAGGATGACCGTCAGCACCGTCACAGGCTCCTCGTTGCCGCAGACGAACGGCAGGCCGCTGTCGTCCACGCCGCTGGCCTGGTTCAGCGCCAGCTGGCTCGGGTCCACGTCCAGGAAGTCTTCGGGGTGTACCTCCACGGAGAAGAACTCTGtgggggagggcgaggaggtCTCGGTGTGgttggagacggagacggagatgTAGTAGACgcccctgtcttcctccagagggaGACCCTGTAGCGTCCGGCTGGCCGCTTTCCACTTCAGCCATCTTGGTAGAGACTCCTTGCCGGTCTCAAcaatctgagagagagaaagaacgaaaACATGCACTGTTATTAGTTTTGGTTTAACATTTGGATATGGGGGACAGACATTTAATGAAAGTATCTactaaaaaagataaataaaccGTTATCTATGCAAAAGAAAAGTATATTTGATATTTAAAAGACGCTGTTTTGTTTCTAAGCTGTCAGGAGAGTTTTCTTTGAtcgaaaaaataaatgcaagtaTATATATCTCTGGAGCGTTCAACCGCAAGGTCCTTGTTATGTAATTCTCCAAATTCTCCAGTGCTGAGCTTTTTCCAAGTAGAAGTATTCTTCCAGCCGATTCATCGGTCTTTGTCATGAGATAAGAAAATACTTCTCCAATAATTGCATGAATCTCATGCCTTCTTGAATTGAattccacacacatccacgcacagacaaacgcacacacactcacacaattcAATTAATCGTTCTATTTGGTCACCGGGTGTCAAACGTATCACaaatgggaatcaaacccataaCCTTTTGCACAACGTGTACTCCCCACAAAACCCTGTTtcaacaaccaccacaacaaaccCGCCAATATCCATCCATAAGACGAGTTAAATGCTCACAGGAGGCCTCTGAGCCCCTGCTTGGATCCAGCTAAAGCTCCTGAAAGCTAAAGAGGCTAGCTTGGCTCCGGTCATAGCTGACGACTCGCCAGAAACAGCAGGGCCGACCGCGCG belongs to Gadus morhua chromosome 13, gadMor3.0, whole genome shotgun sequence and includes:
- the dag1 gene encoding LOW QUALITY PROTEIN: dystroglycan 1 (The sequence of the model RefSeq protein was modified relative to this genomic sequence to represent the inferred CDS: deleted 1 base in 1 codon), with translation MAYPALAGLIRSHLLAAGLPVGLKATDIGALLDEAHRETILSLNVCPPYPNVKPKLITVHVFVLSLSQIVETGKESLPRWLKWKAASRTLQGLPLEEDRGVYYISVSVSNHTETSSPSPTEFFSVEVHPEDFLDVDPSQLALNQASGVDDSGLPFVCGNEEPVTVLTVILDADLTKMSSEQRVALLADMRSFSGVELQNMRILPVVNNRLFDMSAFMAGPGNAKKVVENGALVSWKLGCSLDQGSVPNIHSVQKPAKEGAMSAKLGYPVVGWHIANKKPHIPKRVRRALNNTPTPLLTVVPPTSVVEPPVRIVPTLSSPAIAGPTDSSAPPVRGPVPLPGKPTIRIRDSVVHTPTVVPPLPTRVMETTSSVLIQPTMTRPTFVEATATPAPPRKPTKKPKKPKTTPVPREPKVTTMKPTRRTTPSSGIAPDPNNEKPVLRNPIDQVNALVGTYFEVKIPSDTFFDKEDGTTDKLRLTLRQNHNEVVGEDSWIQFNTTSQLLYGLPEAQHIGKHEYFMQAADKGSLNAIDAFEVRVNRWPANDKSPVTFTVRLDGEPRSVTNDIHKKILLVKRLAYALGDRNSSTVSLRNITKGSIVVEWTNSSLPQHPCPREQITMMSQKLADADGRPVQSFKNAMSPEFRPLDVKVRGRASCNTYSFIPPGEIDIPEPAAVTPALGTGRQSTDDVYLHTVIPAVVVAAILLIAGIIAMICYRKKRKGKLTIEDQATFIKKGVPIIFADELDDSKPPPSSSMPLILQEEKPPLPPPEYPNMASPETTPLNHEMLGEYTALRDEDPNAPPYQPPPPFTTPMEGKGSRPKNMTPYRSPPPYVPP